The Kribbella sp. HUAS MG21 genome includes the window GACGTCGTTTCCAGCGGCAGGTCCCGGGCGAGCACCGCCACGTCGTACCCGCCCTCGGCGAGCCGGATGGCACAGCTCAGCCCGATCACGCCCGCACCCACCACGATCACGCGCATTCACACAGTGTCACCCACACACCGTGCTGACGCCAGGCAGCGGTTAGTGCAGGTCGACGGCGAGCGAGTAGAACCGGGTGATCTGCGTGGCGCCGTTGTTGTCGTCCGACAGCAGGTAGAGCTGCCGCCGCCCGCCCGGCAGGTACCCGCCGAGCGCGAGCGCCTCGACGTTGTCCAGCAGCGGGTTCGGCTGCGGCTGCTTGGCGACCGCACCCGACGGCGGGCAGTCGACGAGGTCGAACAGCAGCTTCTTCTGCAGGAACACGGATTCCGGCGCATCCGCGAGCGAGGCCCGCGCCGTCACGTCGGTCGCCTTCCGCAGCGAGACCGTGAAGACCCGGATCGTGTTCCCGACACCCGGCGTGAACGTCCGCTCCAGCGACACCAGCTCCGTCGGGCTCGCGGACGCCAGCTCGACGAGCGAGAGACCCGGGTCCGGCTTGTACGCGTACTGCGCGACCGGCTGGTACCCGCGCCCCGGCAGCCCGAAGTACCGGATGATCCGGTTCCGCGACCGGCCGTCGGCGTCGGTCCCGTCCGGGGCCAGCGGCCCTTCCATCCCGGCGTACAGCGAGAGGCCGTCGCGGCTCACGGCCAGCGACTCGAACGTCGCGTTGTTCGCCGCCTCCCCGGCCGGCGCGACCCGGAACCGGGACGGCACCGGCAGCTCGCCGACCTGCTTCCCATCCGTCAACCGGAAGCGCCGGATCGACGGCTCCCGCTCCGACGTGGCGAAAACGGTCTGCCCGCCGCGCTCGACGACGAGGCCTTCACCGTCGAAGTCGCCACCGGTGTACGGCGTCCCGTCCGGCCGCCGCAGGATCGTGATCCCGTTGACCCGCACCGAGGTCGGCTTGCTGTTCACCTGCAGGTTGAAGAGCCGCGCCGGCGTGGTCCCGACGTTGTCGACCAGCGCGACCGCACTGTGCGGCCCGGTCAGGTTCAGCGCGGACAGCCCGGCGACCGGTTGGCCGTCGTACGTCGTCTTGTCGAGCGCGTCGCTGAATCCGAGGAATGTGGCATCGGGCGAGCACGCACCGCCGTGCCGATCCGGAGCCGGCGCGGCCGACGCCGTGAGCGTCGCGGTGAGGGCGGTCAGGACAACTGCTGCGGCCAGCGGCGGGTGCCAACGCATTCCGGACTCCTTGGAAGAGACGACTGCCGCATCAAAACCTATCCCGCACACCGCAGATGAACGAGCAGATGAACGCCCGGTCAACGCACCATGCAAGGCCGCTTCGGGTCGAACCGCCAGTCCTCGACCAGGTACCGCATCGCGATCGCGTCGTCGCGGGCACCGAGCCCGTGCTCCCGGTACAGCTCGTGCGCGGCCGCGAGTGCGTCCCGGTCGAGCTCGACGCCCAGCCCGGGCCGGGTGGGTACGGCGATCTCGCCGCCGGCGATCCGCAACGGCCCCTTGGTCAGCGCCTGGCCGTCCTGCCAGATCCAGTGCGTGTCGAGCGCGGTGATCTCGCCGGGCGCGGCCGCGCCGACGTGGGTGAACATCGCCAGCGAGATGTCGAAGTGGTTGTTGGAGTGCGAGCCCCAGGTCAGCCCGAAGTCGTGGCACAGCTGGGCGACCCGGACCGACCCGGCCATCGTCCAGAAGTGCGGGTCGGCGAGCGGGATGTCGACCGCGTCGGTGCGGATCGCGTGCGCCAGTTCGCGCCAGTCGGTGGCGATCATGTTGGTCGCCGTCCGCAGCCCGGTCCGGCGTTTGAACTCCGCCATCGTCTCCCGCCCGGAGAACCCGGCCTCGGCACCGCACGGGTCCTCGACATAGGCGAGTACGTCGTCCAGCCCCGAGCAGACGGCGACGGCTTCGCGGACCAGCCAGGCCCCGTTCGGGTCGACGGTGATCCGCGCGGCCGGGAACCGTTCGTGCAGCGCCCGGACCGCGTCGATCTCCACGTGCGGGTCGAACACCCCGCCCTTCAACTTGAAGTCCGTGAACCCGTACCGCTCCTGCGCCGCCTCGGCCAGCTCCACCACAGCCTCAGTGGTCAAAGCCGGTCGCCGCCGCAACTCCAGCCACCGATCCCCACCCGCGGCTCCGGCGTCGTCGGTCCGGTAGGGCAGGTCCGTCCGGGCAGCATCGCCGACGTAGAACAGGTAACCCAGTACTGGGACCGAGGAGCGCCGGTGGCCGTCACCGAGTAATTCGGCGACAGGTACTCCGAGGTGCTGCCCGAGGAGGTCGAGCAGCGCCGACTCGAGCCCCGTCACCGCATGCACCGTCGTGCGGAGGTCGAAGGTCTGTACTCCACGGCCACCGGCATCACGGCCTTCGAAGGCAGTAGCGATCGAGTGGAGCAGGCTTCGATGGCGAGCCAGGGGTTGGCCGATCAGCAGCGGTGTCGCGTCGCGGATCGTGGCGGCGATCTTCTCGCCGCCGGGCACCTCGCCGAGGCCGGTGTTGCCCGAGCTGTCGGTCACGATCACCACGTTGCGGGTGAAGAACGGCCCGTGCGCCCCGCTCAGGTTGAGCAGCATGCTGTCGTACCCGGCGACAGGCACGACCTCCACCGACTCGACGGTCGGCGTCATTTGACCTTCCCGATCAACTCGGTGAGCTGCCGTACTTCGTCCTCCGTCAGGTCCTGCAACGGCGGTCGCACCGGACCGGCGTTCCGGCCGATCGCGTTGACACCGGCCTTCACGATCGAGACGGCGTACCCCTTGGTGCGGTCGCGGATGTCGAGGTACGGCAGCACGAACTCGTTCAGCTTCCGGTAGACCGCCGTCCGGTCCTGTGCGAGCACGTCCGCGTAGAACCCGAGCGCGAACTCCGGCACGAAGTTGAAGATCGCCGACGAGTAGGTGCTGTACCCGAGCTGCAGGAGCGGCAGCGCGAAGGTCTCGGCCGTCGGGAGCCCGCCGACGTACGTCAGCCGCTCGCCGACCCGTGCGTACGTCCGGGTCATCTGCTCGACGTTCCCTACGCCGTCCTTGAGGCAGACGAAGTTCGGGTTCCGGTCCGCGAGCTCCGCGACCGTCACGTCGGTGAGGATCGCGTTCGCCCGGCTGTACACGGTCACCCCGAGGCTCGTACTGCGGCACACCGCCGACACGTGCTCGATCAAACCACGCTGACCCGCCTCCGTCAGGTACGGCGGGAACAACAGGATCCCGTCCGCGCCCGCCTCCTCCGCGGTGCGCGCGTCGGCGACGGCCGTCGCGGTCCCGCCGGTCGCCGGTGCGATCACCGGGACCCGGCCGTTCACCTCGGACACGGCCGTTCGTACGACGGTCTCGATCTCCGTCGGCGTCAACGAGAAGCCCTCGCCGGTGCCGCCCGCGGCGAACAGGCCCGCGACGTCGTACTGGCTCAGCCAGGACAGGTGTTCGCGGTACGCCGCCTCGTGGAAGCCGAGGTCCGCGTGGAAGGCCGTGACGGGGAAGGAGAGCAGCCCGGTCTTGAGCTGCGCGGCGAGTTCTGCGGGGGAGAAGTGGGTCACGCGGGTCAGCGTAGGAACGGGTACGGATACCTGTCCAAGATCGATTGTGGATCTAATGATGCTCTGAGAGCATCGTGAGCACCCGCTGCAGGACCGGGCTGGTCGCGTCCCGGCGCCAGATCGCGTGCAGTTCGACCAGGTCGTCGGTCTCGTCGAGGTCGCAGTACGTCACGCCCTCGACGCCGAGGCCGCGGGCCG containing:
- a CDS encoding esterase-like activity of phytase family protein, with translation MRWHPPLAAAVVLTALTATLTASAAPAPDRHGGACSPDATFLGFSDALDKTTYDGQPVAGLSALNLTGPHSAVALVDNVGTTPARLFNLQVNSKPTSVRVNGITILRRPDGTPYTGGDFDGEGLVVERGGQTVFATSEREPSIRRFRLTDGKQVGELPVPSRFRVAPAGEAANNATFESLAVSRDGLSLYAGMEGPLAPDGTDADGRSRNRIIRYFGLPGRGYQPVAQYAYKPDPGLSLVELASASPTELVSLERTFTPGVGNTIRVFTVSLRKATDVTARASLADAPESVFLQKKLLFDLVDCPPSGAVAKQPQPNPLLDNVEALALGGYLPGGRRQLYLLSDDNNGATQITRFYSLAVDLH
- a CDS encoding enolase C-terminal domain-like protein; translation: MTPTVESVEVVPVAGYDSMLLNLSGAHGPFFTRNVVIVTDSSGNTGLGEVPGGEKIAATIRDATPLLIGQPLARHRSLLHSIATAFEGRDAGGRGVQTFDLRTTVHAVTGLESALLDLLGQHLGVPVAELLGDGHRRSSVPVLGYLFYVGDAARTDLPYRTDDAGAAGGDRWLELRRRPALTTEAVVELAEAAQERYGFTDFKLKGGVFDPHVEIDAVRALHERFPAARITVDPNGAWLVREAVAVCSGLDDVLAYVEDPCGAEAGFSGRETMAEFKRRTGLRTATNMIATDWRELAHAIRTDAVDIPLADPHFWTMAGSVRVAQLCHDFGLTWGSHSNNHFDISLAMFTHVGAAAPGEITALDTHWIWQDGQALTKGPLRIAGGEIAVPTRPGLGVELDRDALAAAHELYREHGLGARDDAIAMRYLVEDWRFDPKRPCMVR
- the kdgD gene encoding 5-dehydro-4-deoxyglucarate dehydratase, which produces MTHFSPAELAAQLKTGLLSFPVTAFHADLGFHEAAYREHLSWLSQYDVAGLFAAGGTGEGFSLTPTEIETVVRTAVSEVNGRVPVIAPATGGTATAVADARTAEEAGADGILLFPPYLTEAGQRGLIEHVSAVCRSTSLGVTVYSRANAILTDVTVAELADRNPNFVCLKDGVGNVEQMTRTYARVGERLTYVGGLPTAETFALPLLQLGYSTYSSAIFNFVPEFALGFYADVLAQDRTAVYRKLNEFVLPYLDIRDRTKGYAVSIVKAGVNAIGRNAGPVRPPLQDLTEDEVRQLTELIGKVK